A genome region from Hevea brasiliensis isolate MT/VB/25A 57/8 chromosome 9, ASM3005281v1, whole genome shotgun sequence includes the following:
- the LOC110644534 gene encoding (+)-neomenthol dehydrogenase-like: MAKISTVESKVSSNIVFDDNAKQPRTMAVEREPGEISKRQLALNGIVVVLTARDEKRGLEALGKLKHSGLSDLLVFHQLDVADVASIAALVNNAGVPGIRADADVLRAESSKEGEKINWHKIITQTYELTEECLAINYYGAKRMVEALVPLLQLSDSPRIVNVSSSLGKLMVKSYDILLQIIVSVKKLSPLKVFSCNLFQNISNEWTTEVLGEADNLSEERIDEVLSKYLEDFKEGSLESKGWPAFESAYILSKAAMNAYTRILAKKLPTFRINCVCTGYVKTDINMNRGILSVEEGAESPVRLALLPNDGPSGCFFDRKEESPF; the protein is encoded by the exons ATGGCCAAAATTTCAACAGTGGAGAGCAAAGTCTCTTCCAACATTGTTTTTGACGACAATGCCAAGCAGCCAAGGACAATGGCAGTGGAGCGAGAGCCAGGAGAAATTTCAAAGCG GCAGTTGGCTTTAAATGGGATTGTGGTTGTTTTAACAGCTAGAGATGAGAAGAGAGGCCTTGAAGCTCTTGGAAAACTCAAACACTCTGGTCTCTCTGATCTTCTTGTGTTTCATCAACTTGATGTCGCTGACGTTGCCAGTATTGCTGCTCTT GTGAACAATGCTGGTGTTCCTGGAATTAGAGCTGATGCTGATGTTTTAAGAGCCGAGTCTAGTAAG GAAGGTGAAAAAATCAATTGGCATAAAATAATAACTCAAACATACGAGTTAACTGaagaatgcctagccataaactaTTATGGTGCAAAAAGAATGGTCGAGGCGCTTGTTCCCCTGCTCCAATTGTCTGATTCGCCAAGGATTGTCAATGTTTCCTCCTCCTTGGGGAAGTTGATGGTGAAATCGTATGACATTTTGCTACAGATCATTGTTTCTGTAAAGAAACTTTCTCCA CTAAAAGTGTTCTCTTGTAATTTGTTTCAGAATATATCAAATGAATGGACTACAGAGGTGCTAGGTGAGGCTGACAACCTTTCTGAAGAGAGAATTGATGAGGTGTTAAGCAAGTATCTAGAAGATTTTAAAGAGGGTTCTCTTGAAAGCAAAGGTTGGCCTGCTTTTGAGTCTGCTTACATACTCTCAAAAGCAGCTATGAATGCCTACACAAGAATCCTAGCCAAGAAGTTGCCTACTTTTCGCATCAATTGTGTTTGCACTGGCTACGTCAAAACAGACATTAACATGAATAGAGGAATATTATCAGTTGAAGAAGGGGCTGAAAGTCCAGTGAGGTTAGCACTGTTGCCTAATGATGGTCCTTCTGGTTGCTTCTTCGATCGCAAAGAGGAGTCACCTTTTTAA
- the LOC110644533 gene encoding (+)-neomenthol dehydrogenase — MAEANKRYAVVTGANKGIGFEICRQLASNGIVVVLTARDEKRGLEAFQKLKDSGFSDLLVFHQLDVADAASIATLANFIKTQFGKLDILVNNAGVGGIEVDVDALKAESSKGSGINWGKVSTQTYESAEECLTINYYGAKRMTEALIPLLQLSDSPRIVNVSSSMGKLKNVTNEWTKEVFVAADNLSEERIDEVLSKYLKDYKEGSLESKGWPAFMSAYKLSKAAMNAYTRILAKKLPTFRINCVCPGFVKTDINLNMGILSVEEGAESPARLALLPNDGPSGCFFVRKEESPF, encoded by the exons ATGGCGGAAGCAAACAAGAG gTATGCAGTGGTTACAGGAGCAAACAAGGGGATTGGGTTTGAAATTTGCAGGCAGTTAGCTTCAAACGGGATTGTGGTTGTATTAACAGCCAGAGATGAGAAGAGAGGCCTTGAAGCTTTTCAAAAACTCAAAGACTCTGGTTTCTCTGATCTTCTTGTGTTTCATCAGCTTGATGTGGCTGATGCTGCCAGTATTGCTACTCTTGCAAATTTCATCAAAACCCAATTCGGAAAGCTTGATATCCTG GTGAACAATGCTGGTGTTGGTGGAATTGAAGTTGATGTTGATGCTTTGAAAGCTGAGTCTAGTAAG GGCAGTGGAATAAATTGGGGCAAAGTATCAACTCAAACATATGAGTCAGCTGAAGAATGCCTGACAATAAACTACTATGGTGCCAAAAGAATGACCGAGGCACTTATTCCACTTCTCCAGTTGTCTGATTCGCCAAGGATCGTTAATGTTTCATCCTCCATGGGGAAGTTGAAG AATGTAACAAATGAATGGACCAAAGAGGTGTTTGTTGCTGCTGACAACCTATCAGAAGAGAGAATTGATGAGGTGTTGAGCAAGTATCTAAAAGATTATAAAGAGGGTTCACTCGAAAGCAAAGGTTGGCCTGCTTTTATGTCTGCCTATAAACTCTCAAAAGCAGCTATGAATGCCTACACAAGAATCCTAGCCAAGAAGTTGCCAACTTTTCGCATCAATTGTGTCTGCCCTGGCTTTGTGAAAACAGATATTAACTTGAATATGGGAATATTATCAGTTGAAGAAGGGGCTGAAAGCCCAGCGAGGTTGGCACTGTTGCCTAATGATGGTCCTTCTGGTTGCTTCTTTGTTCGGAAAGAGGAGTCACCTTTTTGA